The Aeromonas encheleia genomic sequence TGGCTATGGTCCTGCCACCGACAAGGCACAGGCCATCGCCCTGATCCGCCGCGCCCATGAACTGGGGGTGACCTTCTTCGATACTGCCGAGGCCTATGGCCCTGGCGATAACGAACTGCTGCTGGGGGAGGCTCTCGCCCCGTTCCGGGACAAGGTGGTGATCGCCACCAAGTTCGGTTTCAAGCACGGCAAGGTCTCGGAGGGGCTGGACAGCCGCCCGGCCACCATCCGCGCAGTGGCGGAGGCGTCGCTGCGCCGCCTCAACACCGATGTGATCGATCTCTTCTACCAGCACCGCGTCGATCCCGATGTCCCCATGGAAGAGGTGGCTGGCACAGTGCGAGATCTTATCCAGGAGGGCAAGGTGCGCCACTTCGGTCTGTCCGAGGCCGGTGTCGACTCCATTCGTCGCGCCCATACCGTGCAGCCGGTGGCGGCGTTGCAGAGCGAATACTCCCTCTGGTGGCGCGAACCGGAGCAGGCCATCCTGCCGTTGCTGGAGGAATTGGGGATCGGCTTCGTCCCTTTCAGCCCCCTCGGCAAGGGCTTCCTGACCGGAGCCATCAAGCCCGATACCCGTTTCGATGACTCGGATTTTCGCAACATAGTCCCACGTTTTGCCGAGGCGGCGCGCCAGGCCAACCAGCATCTGGTCGAGGTATTGAGCGACCTTGCGGCCAGCAAGGGGGTGACGTCTGCCCAGATTGCGCTCGCCTGGCTACTGGCACAAAAGCCCTGGATCGCCCCCATTCCCGGCACCACCAAGCTGCATCGGCTCGAGGAGAACCTGGGTGCAGCTCGGGTTTCACTGAGCGCCGCCGATCTGGGAGACATCCAGCGTGCCCTGGCCGGGATCAAGGTGGAGGGGGATCGCTATCCGTCACACCTGCAGCACAACGTGGGTCGCTAAGGTCGGATCGTCAAAGGAGTCTCATGAATGCAGAACCCCTCTGTGCTCTCTCGCGCCGTCCCAAGGGGCCGGCGTTCTCTCTGGTTGCTAACAGGAGCCGTGATGGCAGGCATCTTTTCCTATGTATTGAAACCGGGCCTGCCCGCGCACCCTGACTCTTCCCAGTATCAGGCGGGTCAGTTCAGCAATGCCGTGACACTGCCGCAGCGCAGCACCTGGGAAGGGGTACGGCTCTGGTGGGATTTTCTGTTCGCCAAGCCTGATGGCACAGTGCCGGATCGCGCCATCCCGGTGCAGGCCATGAGCCGTGAGGGGCTGATGGCCGCCTCGGATAACAGTGTGTGGCGCCTCGGCCACTCCAGTCTGCTGTTCAAATTGCAGGGCAAGTTCTGGCTGACGGATCCCGTGTTCAGCGAGCGCGCCTCGCCGGTGCAATGGTTTGGCCCCAAGCGCTGGCACGCACCGCCCATCACCTTGGATGCGCTGCCCCCCATAGAGGCGGTGATCCTCTCCCATGATCACTACGACCACCTCGACCATGACGCCATCCTTGCGCTGCAAGAGAAGGTCAGCCACTTCATCACGCCGCTCGGCGTGGGGGCGCGCCTGGTTGCCTGGGGTGTCCCCCGGCACAAGGTCAGGGAGCTGGATTGGTGGCAGAAGGCCCGGGTCGGCGGCATTGAGTTCATCGCCACCCCAGCCCAGCACTTCTCCGGCCGTGGCCTTGGCGATGGCAATCAGACCCTGTGGGCCTCCTGGGTCATTCGCGGGGAGGGAGCCAATCTCTTCTTCAGCGGTGACAGCGGTTACTTCGATGGCTTCAAGGAGATCGGCAAGCGTTTCGGCCCGTTCGACGTGACCTTCCTCGAGACCGGGGCCTACGACAAGCGCTGGGAGTACGTGCACATGTTGCCGGCGCAGACGGCGCAGGCGTTTCACGATTTGCGCGGGCAGTGGCTCTATCCGATCCACAACGGCACCTTCGATCTGGCCATGCATGGGTGGGATGACCCGCTCGAGCAGATAATCCGTCTGGCCGCCGAGCAGCAAATCCCATTGACCACTCCGGTGATGGGGGAGCCCCTGAACATGCTGATCCCCCATGAGGGCAGCGCCTGGTGGCGCGATTGACACATTTTTAAAACGCAGGAGTCGACAATGAACCCAATATCCGCAACCACGCTTGCCCAGGCTGAGGCAAAGGATCAGACGATACAGGTATTTTCCCCGGGGCTGGTGCCTGCAACCCAGGGTGCCAGCGAGTTCTTCGTCGGGGATGTCTATGTGGATCAGCGCTACCAGGGCACGGCGCCAGCCGCTATCTCTGGCGGTCTGGTCAGCTTCACGCCGGGGGCGCGCACCGCCTGGCATACCCATCCTTTGGGCCAGACCCTCTACGTGGTCAGCGGGGTAGGGCGGGTGCAGATGGCAGAGGGCCCTGTCCAGGGGATCCGGCCAGGGGATCTGGTCTGGATCCCGGCTGGCGTGAAGCACTGGCATGGTGCGGCACCAGATACTCCTATGACCCACCTGGCGCTGGCTGAACGGCAGGATGGCCAGGTGGTGACCTGGCTTGCGCAGGTGAGCGAGCGTGATTATCGCGCCTCCGTCGCTGGGGACCGGAATTGAGCATGCAGGGGAATAATAGTCAGCCCGATCCCCAATCAGTGCACCTTGATACCGCTGGCGGGTAAGCGGCTCGTTCCTTTCATCACCCACGGTGGCTATGGCATCGGGGATAGCGAGGCGGTACTCGCCAGACTGGCGTCAGGTGCCCGGCGAGATGCACCACTGATCATGGAGTGCGATCAGGAGAGGCGAACGACCGAGACAGTAGCCCGGTGGCTGGAGGCCAGAGGGACTTGATCTCATCTTTGGGCGAGGCAGACAGGTCATCGTCGTGATGGCGACAGGTGACGTTCATGACGTAAACAGGATTGATGCTTGATGCCAAACAAGGGAACACAACCATGAAGAGACTCAGTAAATCATTGCTTTTTTGCATGCTGGCAGAGGTGCTTGTGGCCCCCGCTCATGCCGATCCCCTGGTTATTCAGGAGCAAGGCAGCTTTGCCGCGGGGGGCGCCGTCGTCACCGCACCCGGCAAGTTTGACCGCAAGAAACCACTGGAGCCTGCCGGTCAGACCTACCATGGGGATCACGCCAGCGTCTTCTATCAGATCCCGTCCAACCCGCACAAATATCCGATCGTCATGCTCCACGGTGCCGGTCAGTCTTCCCGTACCTGGCAGACCACGCCGGATGGCCGGGAAGGTTTCCAGACCCTGTTCCTGCGCCGGGGTTTTGCGACCTATCTGGTCGATCAACCCCGTAGAGGCAGCGCGGGTCGCAGCATGGTGGAGGGGACGGTGGCCCCCAAGCCGGATGAGCAGTTGTGGTTCAATCAGTTCCGTCTTGGCGTCTGGCCGGATTATTTCAAAGACGTCCAGTTTTCTCAGCATCAAGCGGTGCTGAACCAGTATTTCCGCCAGATGACGCCCAACACCGGGCCCTTTGATGTCAATGTCATCGCCGATGCCATGGCGGCGGTGGTGGACAAGAGTGGTCCGGCCATCCTGTTCACCCACTCTCAGGGGGGCGGACCTGGCTGGCATACCGCCATAAAAAGCAACAAGGTGAAGGCCATAGTCGCGTTCGAACCAGGCAGTGGCTTCCTCTTCCCTGAGCAGGCGTTGCCAGCCCCTATGCCGAGTGCGTTCGATACCCTGAAGGGGGAGCCGGTGGCGATGGCGCAGTTCATGAGCCTGACCAAGATCCCGGTGCTGATCCTGTATGGCGACAACATCCCAAGCCAACCGACTGCCATGCCCGCCCAGGACAGCTGGCGAGTACGGCTGGCGATGGCCCGCCAATGGCGGGATCTGGTCAACCAGCATGGAGGGGATGTCACTGTGGTTCATCTGCCCGAAATCGGCATCAAGGGCAACACCCACTTCCCCTTCTCCGATCTGAACAATGTGCAGATCGCCGATCTGGTGAGCGAGTTCCTGAAAGAGAAAGGTCTGCAATAACCACGGGAGACAGCAAGGGTGATGACGCGATTCATGAATATTGCTAATAAACCCTAGCAAGATCCCGGGTCTAATCTAGTCAATCCCCTTGCGTTATGCTGGGCACACATTATTGGAAGGATATAGTCATGCACACAGTCAGACTCAATAACGGTATCGAAATGCCCCTGCTGGGCTTTGGGGTCTTTCAGATGACAGACGCGGCAGAGTGCGAGCGTGCCGTCATCGAGGCCATCGACAGCGGCTATCGGCTGATCGATACCGCCGCCTCCTATCAGAATGAGACCCAGGTCGGGAACGGGATCAGGCAGAGCGGCATCGTGCGCCGCGAGCTCTTTGTCACCACCAAGCTCTGGTTGCAAGACGCCAGTTACGAGGGAGCCAAGGCGCAGTTCGAGCGCTCCTTGAATCGCCTGCAGCTCGATTATGTGGATCTCTATCTCATCCATCAGCCCTACGGGGATGTCCACGGTGCATGGCGGGCGATGGAAGAGTTGCTGCAAGCCGGCAAGATCCGGGCAATTGGTGTCAGCAATTTCCAGCCGGACCGGCTGGCGGATCTCATGGCGTTCAACAAGCTGGTGCCTGCCGTCAACCAGATAGAGGTGAACCCCTTCAATCAGCAGTTGCATGCCGCGCCCTGGATGCAGAGTCGACACATACAGCCACAGGCGTGGGCTCCCTTCGCAGAGGGCAGAAATGGTCTGTTCCAGCACCCGGTGCTGACCGCCATCGGCGCGAAGCGGGGAAAGAGCGTGGGGCAAGTCGTGTTGCGCTGGATCTTCCAGCGAGGCATAGCGTCGCTGGCCAAATCGGTGCGCAAGGAGAGGATGAAGGAGAACCTCGATATCCTCGACTTCGAGCTCAGTCAGGATGAGATGGTGCAGATAGCCGCGCTGGATACGGCAACCAGCGCCTTCTTCTCTCACCGCGACCCCGCCATGGTGGAATGGTTGACCCAGCGCAAGCTCGACGTCTGACAAGGGCAATCAGCAATGGCGCCGGGAGATGACAGACGGTTGGTGGCGCGGCGCGCCGCCAACCGTTTTTCCTGCTGAGGGAGCACAGTGCCCACGGTCGGGGAGGGACAGGGATCATGTCCGCTGGCGTAGTAAAATGACAACGCAAAAAAGTAAGAAACAGAGGTCGACGCCACGTTATGTCAGCTTATGGGTAAATTTTATGTCTGCTTATAGGTAAAGTCATGGATGTAAGTTGCTGATTAATAATGGTGTGTCATGTCAACTTATGGGTTAAGCGACACAATAAGTTACGACTAATAGCCCCCTTCAGACCTCTTGGTAATCCACTTTGTGTGGATGGATCAGGAGTCTTCATAGTGAATCTCTGGCTCTCTCCGCAAGGTATCTGGTACTACCGCAAGGTCACCATGCTCCCCTGTGGGCGCCGCAAGGACATCAATAAATCTCTCCGTGCTCGGGACAAACTCGCCGTACGTGAAAACGTGGCTCAGTTGCTAACCTGCGCTCGTTCTCGGGTAAAGCCTGAGTCTATCCAGCTAGAGCCTTAGTCAAACTCCCTGCCGGTGCCTCCGCAGCTACAACAACAGAGACAACCTGCGGCCCATCCTGCCCCTCAGTCAGCCCCTGTGGGACCCTCTGCTATTACATCCCCTGTACTCTCAGAACTCAGTGAGCGTTATCTGAAAGAAAAGGCTCTGTCATGGGCCCCCAAAGAACTCAGTAATCAGAAGAACTACATCGGCTACTTCATCACGGCGCTGTGGGGTAGATCTCCCACCGCGTACAGCAAGGTCGATGTGGTCAAGTTCAAGGACGAGCTACTGAACTCAGGCAAGAGCCCTACGACCATCAACAAGTATCTCCAGAAGCTATCTCTGCGGTATGGTCAGCTTTTCCGATACAGTTCGAAATAGCCAAACGCCAGTTTTTGCGCCTCTACCAGTGCGGCAGGGGCTAGTTTCTTAACCATCTTGTCACGCGATACTATGGCTGCGTGATCACCCTTGGTTGCTGCGAGAGAAAACCACGCATAAGCCTGCCTGTAGTCCTGTTCTACTCCAAAGCCATTTTTATAGAGGTATCCAAGGTGGCGTTGTGCCTCTTTGCCCCCCTGTTCGGCGGCCTTGCGATACCAGACAGCCGCCTGTCGGTAGTCCTGTGGCACCGTCTCCCCCTTCTCACACATCATGCCGACGTTTAATTGGCAGTCTGCATTGCCCAGTTCGGCCCCTTTCTGAAACCAGAAACAGGCCTTCTGCCTGTCTTGCGGCCCATCCAATCCCAGGCCAGTGTCATACGCATGTGCCAAACAGATAGCAGCAGTCACATCGCCCTGTTCAGCTAGCTCAATCAAGGTTTCAATCGCATCGTTCATCTTAAACACCTCCTGCAGCTGGCTCATCCTGCGTCAGATATCTGTACCGTATTTGGCAGATATCCGAGTGGTATGATTCAACCTCTCCCGCCATTTCAATTTAGCCCTAAAAACACCCCTTAAGAGGGCCGCATTGAGTGCGCCCCTTGTGGGTGGGCGTCTTGTTATTACTGATGGGGATAGGGTAGGGGGCTGCTGAAAATAATCCTCCATTTCGCGATGACTAGGGAGGCTGTGAACACGCATCCTCTGTGAGGAGACTGGGAGGTTTAGTTATTTTAATTCAACAAATTACAGGGTAGCGACTCAAGGTGATGTGGCGATGATCTCACGTCAGGGACTTGTCCGCGCCTTCCTTGGTTTATCGACTATCCTAGAGCATCTCCGATTTGTTCAACAGCATCAAGACTCGGCTATAGGCGAAGCATGATGGCTTGGATTCGGATGGGTTAACTCTACAAAGGAGATCTTCATGGTTAAATACAAAGTTGGTTATTTCGTCGGTAGTCTCTCCAGTACATCAATCAATCGATTGCTGGCCGAGGCGCTGGTGCGTTTGGCACCACCCGAGTTGGAGTTGATTGAGATCCCCATTCGGGACTTGCCCCTGTACAGTCAAGACTATGATGCGGACTTCCCCCCGGTGGCACGAAAATTCAAGCAGTCCATTAGCGAAGTCGATGCGGTGTTGTTCGTGACGCCGGAATTCAACCGATCCATCCCAGGTGGCCTGAAAAATGCGATCGACTGGGCCAGCCGGCCGTGGGGCCAAAATTCGTTCACACGTATGCCTTCGGCAGTAATAGGTACGTCGCCCGGTGCCATTGGCACCGCGGTCGCGCAACAGAGCTTGCGTGGAGTGCTGTGCTTTTGCAATTCGCCACTGATGAATACGCTGGAAGCCTACATTCAATTTAAACCCGGTCTAATCACCGAGGGCGGACAGGTCACGGACGATTCGACAGCTGACTTCCTGCGCAACTATATGAATGAGCTGCATGCATTCATCGTGCGGGTGCTGACCGTGTTGCCGCGCAATGCCTGAGCCGTTACCGATAATTCAGCGGCCAGGGCCAGTAGAAGTACCATTTCGTGACTGGCGCCAAGGGGATCGCGCACACCTAGGTGGAGGGCAACGTCAACAGCAATGATGCAGCCGACTTCCAGATCGACCTAGTTGGCACACATGGTGCTGACCGATAGTGACTTCATCGAGAACAAGACACCGGCCTGAGGCCGGTGTCTTGTTTATGTAGCTGTCGTATCTGCTTAGCCCAATTCAGTCGAACGAGCCCATTGGCCCGGGGTAGGCCACCTCTTCGAGCATCCCGGTATCGACATCGTAGATGAAGCCGCGCACGCTGACCGCATCCGAGCCGCTCGTCGGTATCCAGGGGTGGTTCAGGACGGCCGACATGCCGCGCCGCACATCCCAGGCGAGGCGCTCCATGTTTCGCTCATCGCGAGGAGAATCAAGCGGCTCTATTTGCCCACGGAACGCGTGGAATGCCGACGGCGTGGCAGAAGACTTCTTGCAGCTCGTGAACGCGCGGCCGGTGGCTTGGCCGAGCAGTGCCTCCGCCCTTGGGTCCCCTTCCAGACCGGCTTTGAACAGGTCGTCGGTGAAGGCGAGCATGCCGCAGCGAGTGTGATGGATCAGGATGATTTCGTCGGTGTTGAGCAGGTGATGCGAGATGATTAGGCAGCGAATGGTGTCATCACTGACCACCCCGCCGGCGTTGCGGATGATGTGGGCGTCCCCTGTCTGCAACCCGAGCAGGTCCTCCACGTCGATCCGCGCATCCATGCAGGTCACGACCACTACTCGCCTGGCCGGCTGGATCGGCTGTTTGCCCGGATAGAGAGGCTGGTGCACGGCCTCACCCTGCGCATACCTTTTGTTGTTCGCCAGATACTGATCCGTTTTTGACGTTGCCATGTTCGGCCCTCCGTTTCGCAATGACTGGG encodes the following:
- a CDS encoding NADPH-dependent FMN reductase, which gives rise to MVKYKVGYFVGSLSSTSINRLLAEALVRLAPPELELIEIPIRDLPLYSQDYDADFPPVARKFKQSISEVDAVLFVTPEFNRSIPGGLKNAIDWASRPWGQNSFTRMPSAVIGTSPGAIGTAVAQQSLRGVLCFCNSPLMNTLEAYIQFKPGLITEGGQVTDDSTADFLRNYMNELHAFIVRVLTVLPRNA
- a CDS encoding aldo/keto reductase, producing MHTVRLNNGIEMPLLGFGVFQMTDAAECERAVIEAIDSGYRLIDTAASYQNETQVGNGIRQSGIVRRELFVTTKLWLQDASYEGAKAQFERSLNRLQLDYVDLYLIHQPYGDVHGAWRAMEELLQAGKIRAIGVSNFQPDRLADLMAFNKLVPAVNQIEVNPFNQQLHAAPWMQSRHIQPQAWAPFAEGRNGLFQHPVLTAIGAKRGKSVGQVVLRWIFQRGIASLAKSVRKERMKENLDILDFELSQDEMVQIAALDTATSAFFSHRDPAMVEWLTQRKLDV
- a CDS encoding beta-class carbonic anhydrase, whose amino-acid sequence is MATSKTDQYLANNKRYAQGEAVHQPLYPGKQPIQPARRVVVVTCMDARIDVEDLLGLQTGDAHIIRNAGGVVSDDTIRCLIISHHLLNTDEIILIHHTRCGMLAFTDDLFKAGLEGDPRAEALLGQATGRAFTSCKKSSATPSAFHAFRGQIEPLDSPRDERNMERLAWDVRRGMSAVLNHPWIPTSGSDAVSVRGFIYDVDTGMLEEVAYPGPMGSFD
- a CDS encoding aldo/keto reductase, encoding MQTRTLGNSGLAVSAIGLGCMGLSFGYGPATDKAQAIALIRRAHELGVTFFDTAEAYGPGDNELLLGEALAPFRDKVVIATKFGFKHGKVSEGLDSRPATIRAVAEASLRRLNTDVIDLFYQHRVDPDVPMEEVAGTVRDLIQEGKVRHFGLSEAGVDSIRRAHTVQPVAALQSEYSLWWREPEQAILPLLEELGIGFVPFSPLGKGFLTGAIKPDTRFDDSDFRNIVPRFAEAARQANQHLVEVLSDLAASKGVTSAQIALAWLLAQKPWIAPIPGTTKLHRLEENLGAARVSLSAADLGDIQRALAGIKVEGDRYPSHLQHNVGR
- a CDS encoding (R)-mandelonitrile lyase, which codes for MNPISATTLAQAEAKDQTIQVFSPGLVPATQGASEFFVGDVYVDQRYQGTAPAAISGGLVSFTPGARTAWHTHPLGQTLYVVSGVGRVQMAEGPVQGIRPGDLVWIPAGVKHWHGAAPDTPMTHLALAERQDGQVVTWLAQVSERDYRASVAGDRN
- a CDS encoding alpha/beta hydrolase, whose protein sequence is MKRLSKSLLFCMLAEVLVAPAHADPLVIQEQGSFAAGGAVVTAPGKFDRKKPLEPAGQTYHGDHASVFYQIPSNPHKYPIVMLHGAGQSSRTWQTTPDGREGFQTLFLRRGFATYLVDQPRRGSAGRSMVEGTVAPKPDEQLWFNQFRLGVWPDYFKDVQFSQHQAVLNQYFRQMTPNTGPFDVNVIADAMAAVVDKSGPAILFTHSQGGGPGWHTAIKSNKVKAIVAFEPGSGFLFPEQALPAPMPSAFDTLKGEPVAMAQFMSLTKIPVLILYGDNIPSQPTAMPAQDSWRVRLAMARQWRDLVNQHGGDVTVVHLPEIGIKGNTHFPFSDLNNVQIADLVSEFLKEKGLQ
- a CDS encoding tetratricopeptide repeat protein translates to MNDAIETLIELAEQGDVTAAICLAHAYDTGLGLDGPQDRQKACFWFQKGAELGNADCQLNVGMMCEKGETVPQDYRQAAVWYRKAAEQGGKEAQRHLGYLYKNGFGVEQDYRQAYAWFSLAATKGDHAAIVSRDKMVKKLAPAALVEAQKLAFGYFELYRKS
- a CDS encoding MBL fold metallo-hydrolase, which codes for MAGIFSYVLKPGLPAHPDSSQYQAGQFSNAVTLPQRSTWEGVRLWWDFLFAKPDGTVPDRAIPVQAMSREGLMAASDNSVWRLGHSSLLFKLQGKFWLTDPVFSERASPVQWFGPKRWHAPPITLDALPPIEAVILSHDHYDHLDHDAILALQEKVSHFITPLGVGARLVAWGVPRHKVRELDWWQKARVGGIEFIATPAQHFSGRGLGDGNQTLWASWVIRGEGANLFFSGDSGYFDGFKEIGKRFGPFDVTFLETGAYDKRWEYVHMLPAQTAQAFHDLRGQWLYPIHNGTFDLAMHGWDDPLEQIIRLAAEQQIPLTTPVMGEPLNMLIPHEGSAWWRD